One Halobacterium zhouii genomic region harbors:
- the hemB gene encoding porphobilinogen synthase, giving the protein MDLPNRPRRLRRDGVRGLVSETSLDPSDFVAPVFVDATTDERVPIESMPGHERVPLDEAVARVEEVLETGVEAVMLFGIPESKDERGTRAYAESGVVQEATRKITSETDAYVITDICLCEYTSHGHCGVLEADASDDPDLTVENDETLDLLAKTAVSHAEAGAEMVAPSSMTDGMVAAIREGLDDAGFSDVPIMSYAAKYESAFYGPFRDAADGAPAFGDRRHYQMDPANRREAMREVELDAEQGADVLMVKPALPYLDVVADVRRNFDHPVAAYNVSGEYAMLHAAGEQGWLDVEATARESLLSIKRAGADLIVTYFAESVAESL; this is encoded by the coding sequence ATGGACCTGCCGAACCGACCGCGTCGCCTGCGCCGGGACGGCGTGCGCGGCCTCGTCTCGGAGACGAGCCTCGACCCCTCGGACTTCGTCGCGCCGGTGTTCGTGGACGCCACGACCGACGAGCGCGTGCCCATCGAGTCGATGCCGGGCCACGAACGCGTCCCGCTCGACGAGGCGGTGGCGCGCGTCGAGGAGGTGCTCGAGACGGGCGTGGAGGCCGTGATGCTGTTCGGCATCCCCGAATCGAAGGATGAGCGCGGCACTCGCGCGTACGCCGAGAGCGGCGTCGTGCAAGAGGCCACACGGAAGATTACGAGCGAAACGGACGCCTACGTCATCACGGACATCTGTCTCTGCGAGTACACGAGCCACGGGCACTGCGGGGTGCTCGAAGCGGATGCCAGCGACGACCCCGACCTCACAGTCGAAAACGACGAGACGCTCGATCTGCTGGCGAAGACCGCCGTCTCGCACGCCGAGGCGGGCGCGGAGATGGTCGCGCCGTCCTCGATGACCGACGGGATGGTCGCCGCGATTCGGGAGGGGCTTGACGACGCGGGCTTCTCCGACGTGCCCATCATGAGCTACGCGGCGAAGTACGAGTCCGCGTTCTACGGGCCGTTCCGGGACGCCGCGGACGGCGCGCCCGCGTTCGGCGACCGCCGGCACTACCAGATGGACCCAGCGAACCGCCGCGAGGCGATGCGCGAAGTCGAACTCGACGCCGAACAGGGCGCGGACGTGCTGATGGTGAAACCCGCGCTCCCGTACCTCGACGTGGTCGCGGACGTGCGCCGGAACTTCGACCACCCGGTCGCGGCGTACAACGTCTCCGGGGAGTACGCGATGCTCCACGCCGCGGGCGAGCAGGGATGGCTGGATGTCGAGGCGACGGCCCGTGAGTCGCTGCTCTCCATCAAGCGAGCGGGCGCGGACCTCATCGTGACGTATTTCGCGGAGAGCGTGGCTGAGTCGCTCTGA
- the hemL gene encoding glutamate-1-semialdehyde 2,1-aminomutase, which yields MNRENSRERYDRALDVLVGGVNSSVRAAPQPYPTFVEKGDAGHVVDADGNRYVDWVMGLGPLLLGHDLPESVQAAVQRRASEGPMYGMPTELEVEHAEFLARHVPSVEMVRFVNSGTEATTSAVRLARGVTGRNKIVVMQGGYHGAQESTLVEGDAEHPGPSSAGIPQSFAEHTLPVPFNDAEAAKEVFERHGDDIACVLVEPMLANKGIVEPVEGYHETLRDLTDEHGSLLVWDEVITGFRVGGLGCAQSKYGVTPDLTTFGKIIGGGFPVGAIGGRTDLMEEFTPVGDVFQAGTFSGHPVTMAAGLETLKFAAENDVYEHVNDLGSQLRTGLEDVVAERAPEYSVVGTDSLFKVAFTRGANADRSDDNPGPRNAADVAAGAVERWNRVFRPQMLDSGVMLSQNQFESQFVSYAHTEEDVERTLDAYRSVL from the coding sequence ATGAACCGCGAGAACTCCCGGGAGCGCTACGACCGCGCGCTCGACGTGCTGGTCGGCGGCGTCAACTCCTCGGTGCGCGCCGCCCCGCAGCCCTACCCGACGTTCGTCGAGAAGGGCGACGCCGGGCACGTCGTGGACGCGGACGGCAACCGCTACGTGGACTGGGTGATGGGTCTCGGGCCGCTGCTGCTCGGCCACGACCTCCCCGAGTCCGTGCAGGCCGCCGTCCAGCGGCGAGCGAGCGAGGGGCCGATGTACGGGATGCCGACCGAACTCGAGGTCGAGCACGCGGAGTTCCTCGCGCGCCACGTCCCGAGCGTGGAGATGGTGCGTTTCGTGAACTCCGGCACCGAAGCCACGACCTCCGCCGTGCGCCTCGCGCGTGGCGTGACGGGCCGGAACAAGATTGTCGTAATGCAGGGCGGCTACCACGGCGCCCAGGAATCCACCCTCGTGGAGGGCGACGCCGAACACCCCGGCCCCTCCAGCGCGGGCATCCCGCAGTCGTTCGCGGAGCACACCCTCCCGGTGCCGTTCAACGACGCCGAAGCCGCGAAGGAGGTGTTCGAGCGCCACGGCGACGACATCGCGTGCGTGCTCGTCGAACCCATGCTCGCCAACAAGGGCATCGTCGAACCGGTCGAGGGCTACCACGAGACGCTCCGGGACCTCACCGACGAACACGGGTCACTGCTCGTCTGGGACGAGGTCATCACGGGCTTCCGCGTCGGCGGCCTCGGCTGCGCCCAGTCGAAGTACGGCGTCACACCCGACCTCACGACGTTCGGGAAGATCATCGGCGGCGGGTTCCCCGTGGGTGCCATCGGCGGCCGCACGGACCTGATGGAGGAGTTCACGCCCGTCGGCGACGTCTTCCAGGCGGGGACGTTCTCCGGCCACCCCGTGACGATGGCCGCCGGTCTCGAGACCCTGAAGTTCGCCGCGGAGAACGACGTCTACGAGCACGTCAACGACCTCGGCAGCCAGTTGCGGACGGGACTCGAGGACGTCGTCGCGGAGCGCGCGCCCGAGTACAGCGTCGTCGGCACGGACAGCCTGTTCAAGGTCGCGTTCACGCGCGGCGCGAATGCCGACCGTAGTGACGACAACCCAGGGCCGAGGAACGCCGCCGACGTCGCCGCCGGTGCGGTCGAGCGCTGGAATCGCGTGTTCCGCCCGCAGATGCTCGATTCGGGCGTGATGCTCTCCCAGAACCAGTTCGAGTCCCAGTTCGTCTCCTACGCTCACACCGAGGAGGACGTCGAGCGAACGCTGGACGCCTACCGTTCGGTGCTGTAG
- the hemC gene encoding hydroxymethylbilane synthase, producing MPKQSIRLATRGSALALRQAGEVRSALEDRRHDVELVEVETTGDRLEDALVQDLGKTGAFVRSLDREVLDGDADAAVHSMKDVPTDVPNDLVVAAVPRRANPADVLVTADGTGLEDLPSGSVVGTASLRRGAQVRAHRPSLEVEPIRGNVDTRVEKLLAPALQAEHERRQEAERERREADEREQQRDEYTPDIEAGVENLNDASDADDNEADDSNDGPSTSASEGGSRQNAEYDQTVEEWFDSLSELQRNALGHEIDTEYDALVLAQVGLERTGLIHHVNTEELPTDTHVPAPGQGALCVTAERDSDTADAIRDALDHVRSRIEVTAERVVLESLGGGCIAPIGVHAVVQGDAVHADVQVFDRSGGQQVGESRDLDVENYADDARYLADDLRDRGAADLIEAAKRED from the coding sequence ATGCCAAAACAGTCGATTCGTCTCGCCACACGGGGCTCCGCGCTCGCGCTCCGGCAGGCAGGCGAAGTGCGGTCCGCGCTCGAGGACCGGCGACACGACGTCGAACTCGTGGAGGTCGAGACGACCGGCGACCGCCTCGAGGACGCGCTCGTGCAGGACCTCGGGAAGACCGGCGCGTTCGTTCGCTCGCTCGACCGCGAGGTGCTCGACGGCGACGCGGACGCCGCCGTCCACTCCATGAAGGACGTGCCAACGGACGTGCCCAACGACCTCGTCGTCGCCGCGGTGCCGCGGCGCGCGAACCCCGCTGACGTGCTCGTGACGGCCGACGGCACCGGCCTCGAGGACCTCCCGTCGGGGAGCGTCGTCGGCACGGCGAGTCTTCGTCGCGGCGCACAGGTCCGCGCGCACCGCCCAAGCCTCGAGGTCGAACCCATCCGCGGGAACGTCGACACGCGCGTCGAGAAACTTCTCGCGCCCGCGCTCCAGGCCGAACACGAGCGCCGGCAGGAGGCCGAACGCGAGAGACGTGAGGCCGACGAGCGCGAACAGCAACGCGACGAGTACACCCCGGACATCGAAGCCGGCGTCGAGAACCTGAACGACGCGTCGGACGCAGACGACAACGAAGCGGACGACTCGAACGACGGGCCGTCGACGTCGGCCTCGGAGGGCGGCAGCCGGCAGAACGCCGAGTACGACCAGACCGTCGAGGAGTGGTTCGACTCGCTGTCGGAACTCCAGCGGAACGCGCTCGGCCACGAGATCGACACAGAGTACGACGCGCTCGTGCTCGCGCAGGTCGGCCTCGAACGCACCGGCCTGATCCACCACGTGAACACCGAGGAGTTACCGACAGACACGCACGTCCCGGCGCCCGGCCAGGGCGCGCTCTGTGTGACCGCCGAACGCGACAGCGACACTGCCGACGCCATCCGGGACGCGCTCGACCACGTCCGCTCGCGGATCGAGGTGACAGCCGAACGCGTCGTCCTCGAATCTCTCGGCGGCGGCTGCATCGCACCCATCGGCGTCCACGCGGTCGTGCAGGGCGACGCCGTCCACGCGGACGTGCAGGTGTTCGACCGCAGCGGCGGCCAGCAGGTCGGGGAGAGCCGCGACCTGGACGTGGAGAACTACGCGGACGACGCTCGCTACCTCGCCGACGACCTCCGCGACCGCGGCGCCGCGGACCTCATCGAGGCCGCCAAACGGGAGGACTGA
- the cobA gene encoding uroporphyrinogen-III C-methyltransferase has protein sequence MSEPNEPAGDELSTDESLGTVYLVGSGPGDPELLTVKATRLLEEADVVLHDKLPGPEILDSIPEDKREDVGKRAGGERTEQADINARLVELAEEGRDVVRLKGGDPFVFGRGGEEMVYLADHDVPFEVVPGITSAVAAPAAADIPVTHREHASSVSFVTGHEDPTKDGSAVDWRALADTGGTIVVLMGVGKLPEYTQELVNAGMDPETPVALIEKGTRPGQRVARGTLDTIVDARDDAGIEPPAVTVIGGVAGVPEVLE, from the coding sequence ATGTCGGAGCCCAACGAACCAGCCGGCGACGAACTGTCCACCGACGAATCGCTCGGCACCGTCTACCTCGTCGGGAGCGGTCCGGGCGACCCCGAACTCCTCACCGTGAAGGCCACGCGCCTCCTCGAGGAGGCAGACGTCGTGCTCCACGACAAACTCCCTGGCCCCGAAATCCTCGACTCGATTCCCGAGGACAAACGCGAGGACGTCGGAAAGCGCGCCGGCGGCGAGCGAACCGAGCAGGCCGACATCAACGCCCGGCTGGTAGAGCTCGCCGAGGAAGGCAGGGACGTGGTTCGACTGAAGGGCGGCGACCCGTTCGTGTTCGGTCGCGGTGGTGAAGAGATGGTGTACCTCGCCGACCACGATGTGCCGTTCGAAGTGGTACCCGGCATCACTTCTGCCGTCGCCGCACCCGCCGCAGCAGACATCCCGGTCACCCACCGCGAGCACGCCTCCAGCGTCTCGTTCGTCACCGGCCACGAGGACCCCACGAAGGACGGATCGGCGGTGGACTGGCGGGCGCTCGCGGACACCGGCGGCACCATCGTCGTGCTGATGGGCGTCGGGAAGCTCCCCGAGTACACCCAGGAACTCGTGAACGCCGGCATGGACCCCGAGACGCCGGTCGCGCTCATCGAGAAGGGGACGCGGCCCGGCCAGCGCGTCGCTCGCGGCACCCTCGACACCATCGTCGACGCGCGCGACGACGCCGGCATCGAACCGCCCGCGGTCACGGTCATCGGCGGCGTCGCGGGCGTGCCGGAGGTGCTGGAATGA
- a CDS encoding uroporphyrinogen-III synthase → MNVAVFRPDDERLADAVSLLESLGSTPIADPMLAVEPTGAVPRDDADFTVLTSKTGGELAAGAEWEPGETTLCAIGDATAAACRDAGWTVDLVPEEYTSSGLVAALEDRVDGGRVEVARSDHGSVVLTDGLNDAGAFVHETVLYELVRPNGAGESVELAVGRDLDAALFTSSLTVEHWLDAASERGVRDAALAGLNDAVVGCIGAPTRETAEKSGVSVDVVPEDADFEQLARAVCGER, encoded by the coding sequence ATGAACGTCGCCGTCTTCCGGCCCGACGACGAGCGCCTCGCGGACGCCGTCTCCCTCCTCGAATCGCTCGGCTCCACCCCCATCGCCGACCCGATGCTCGCTGTCGAACCCACCGGAGCCGTTCCCCGCGACGACGCCGATTTCACCGTCCTCACGAGCAAGACCGGCGGCGAACTCGCCGCAGGCGCCGAGTGGGAACCCGGCGAAACGACGCTCTGTGCCATCGGGGACGCGACCGCGGCGGCGTGCCGCGACGCCGGCTGGACGGTCGACCTCGTCCCCGAGGAGTACACGAGTTCGGGGCTCGTCGCCGCGCTCGAAGACCGCGTCGACGGCGGACGCGTCGAGGTCGCGCGCTCTGACCACGGATCTGTGGTGCTCACGGACGGCCTGAACGACGCCGGCGCGTTCGTCCACGAGACCGTGCTGTACGAACTCGTCCGGCCGAACGGCGCGGGCGAATCGGTCGAACTGGCCGTGGGCCGGGACCTCGACGCGGCACTGTTCACGTCCTCGCTCACGGTCGAACACTGGCTCGATGCCGCCAGCGAACGCGGCGTCCGGGACGCGGCGCTCGCCGGCCTGAACGACGCCGTCGTCGGCTGTATCGGCGCTCCGACTCGTGAGACAGCCGAGAAGAGCGGTGTCAGCGTCGACGTCGTACCCGAGGACGCGGACTTCGAGCAGTTGGCGCGCGCAGTCTGCGGCGAGCGGTAA
- a CDS encoding DHHA1 domain-containing protein, which translates to MDAPVPELETRANACADALEDADSVLLASHIDADGLTSAGIASTALERAEIPHDVVFSKQLDDEEIAGIAAHDHETVLFTDFGSGQLETITEHEDDGDFTPVIADHHQPADADTEFHLNPLLEGVDGGKELSGAGASYVLARALLGESATDLAALAVVGAVGDMQTKEGELVGANVEIAAEGVEAGVLDTAKDLALYGTQTRPLPKLLEYASEVYVPGITNDQGGAVRFLDSLDLDLHDGGDWRTWASLDVDERQTVVSGLVKRAVRNGVSTDKVTDLVGTTYTLTEETPGTELRDASEFSTLLNATARYERGDVGLAVCLGNRDGALDAARELLQTHRRNLSEGLAWVKDEGVTVEEDLQWFHAEDRIRETIVGIVAGMAMGAEGVESDRPIVGFGNKNDEEVKVSARGTPALVKQGLDLSVVMGEASQTVGGDGGGHTVAAGATVPKGQERAFLDAASDLVDDQLR; encoded by the coding sequence ATGGACGCCCCGGTTCCGGAACTCGAAACGCGCGCAAACGCCTGCGCGGACGCGCTCGAAGACGCGGACAGCGTGCTGTTGGCCTCGCACATCGACGCCGACGGCCTCACGAGCGCGGGCATCGCGTCGACGGCGCTCGAACGCGCCGAGATCCCCCACGACGTCGTCTTCTCGAAGCAACTGGACGACGAGGAGATCGCGGGCATCGCCGCCCACGACCACGAGACCGTGCTGTTCACTGACTTCGGAAGCGGGCAACTGGAAACGATCACCGAACACGAGGACGACGGCGACTTCACGCCGGTAATCGCAGACCACCACCAGCCCGCGGACGCGGACACCGAGTTCCACCTGAATCCGCTGCTGGAGGGTGTGGACGGCGGGAAAGAGCTGTCAGGTGCCGGCGCGAGTTACGTACTCGCGCGTGCGTTGCTCGGCGAGAGCGCGACCGACCTCGCTGCGCTGGCGGTGGTCGGCGCCGTCGGCGACATGCAGACAAAGGAAGGCGAGCTCGTTGGCGCGAACGTCGAGATCGCCGCAGAAGGCGTCGAAGCCGGCGTTCTCGACACCGCGAAGGACCTCGCGCTGTACGGCACGCAGACGCGTCCGCTCCCGAAACTGCTGGAGTACGCGAGCGAGGTGTACGTCCCCGGCATCACGAACGACCAGGGCGGCGCGGTGCGGTTCCTCGATTCACTCGACCTGGACTTGCACGACGGCGGGGACTGGCGGACGTGGGCGAGTCTCGACGTCGATGAGCGCCAGACCGTCGTGAGCGGACTCGTCAAGCGCGCTGTCCGGAACGGCGTGTCTACTGACAAGGTGACGGACCTCGTTGGGACGACGTACACGCTCACCGAGGAGACACCTGGCACCGAGCTCCGTGACGCGAGCGAGTTCTCCACGCTACTGAACGCGACAGCTCGGTACGAGCGCGGAGACGTCGGGTTAGCTGTCTGTCTCGGGAATCGGGACGGGGCGCTCGACGCCGCCCGCGAACTGCTCCAGACCCACCGACGAAACCTCTCCGAGGGACTGGCGTGGGTGAAAGACGAGGGCGTCACCGTCGAGGAGGACCTCCAGTGGTTCCACGCCGAGGACCGCATCCGGGAGACGATCGTCGGCATCGTCGCAGGGATGGCGATGGGCGCCGAGGGCGTCGAGAGCGACCGCCCGATCGTCGGCTTCGGGAACAAGAACGACGAGGAGGTGAAAGTGTCCGCGCGCGGCACACCCGCGCTCGTGAAGCAGGGACTCGACCTTTCGGTAGTGATGGGCGAAGCATCCCAGACGGTCGGCGGCGACGGCGGCGGCCACACGGTCGCTGCAGGGGCGACTGTGCCGAAGGGGCAGGAACGAGCGTTTCTCGACGCTGCGAGCGACCTCGTCGACGACCAACTGCGCTGA
- a CDS encoding plastocyanin/azurin family copper-binding protein, translating to MERRAFLKKGSLVATAGLVGIAGCGNPEGDGGGGTTTGAGETQTTTAGTTQATQTTQATETTQAGTTEGAQTTQGETTQGNQTTQGGTTNETAGGTQTGTAGGGAGATNTVQMVTEGGNYYFNPIGLYVEPGETITWVIDSGSHSSTAYAKGTGGASVRRIPQDAEPWDSGILSEQGASFDHTFEVPGTYDYFCIPHKSLGMIGRLVVGEPGGPAEGTQPPDGQVPESQRIVEQGAISYSEFHE from the coding sequence ATGGAACGACGCGCATTCCTCAAGAAGGGGTCACTCGTCGCGACTGCTGGTCTGGTCGGCATCGCCGGGTGTGGCAATCCGGAGGGCGACGGCGGTGGCGGAACCACGACTGGAGCGGGCGAGACGCAGACCACCACGGCCGGCACGACACAGGCTACGCAGACCACCCAGGCCACCGAGACGACGCAGGCGGGCACGACAGAAGGGGCGCAGACGACACAGGGCGAGACCACTCAGGGGAACCAGACGACACAGGGTGGGACGACGAACGAGACCGCTGGCGGAACCCAGACGGGGACGGCGGGCGGCGGCGCGGGCGCCACGAACACCGTACAGATGGTCACTGAGGGCGGGAACTACTACTTCAACCCGATCGGTCTGTACGTCGAACCAGGGGAGACGATTACGTGGGTGATCGATAGCGGAAGCCACTCGTCGACAGCGTACGCCAAGGGGACGGGTGGGGCGTCCGTGCGCCGCATCCCCCAGGACGCAGAACCCTGGGACAGCGGTATCCTGTCCGAGCAGGGAGCGTCGTTCGATCACACGTTCGAGGTGCCGGGCACGTACGATTACTTCTGTATCCCACACAAGTCACTCGGCATGATCGGTCGCCTCGTCGTCGGCGAACCTGGCGGCCCCGCGGAGGGAACCCAGCCTCCGGACGGCCAGGTCCCCGAGAGCCAGCGGATCGTCGAACAGGGCGCCATCTCGTACAGCGAGTTCCACGAGTAA
- a CDS encoding DUF5783 family protein, translating to MTDLTPETFEEEKYVDYFPKLQTAYKRAFNEMNEEYDSDLVHRIDQQILAESEPHYEGDGEFTVDLPEDPLERLDGVLASDEKVDAVLERYIQEIRTQLRRIFGVGDEKA from the coding sequence ATGACCGACCTGACGCCCGAAACGTTCGAGGAGGAGAAGTACGTGGACTACTTCCCGAAGCTCCAGACCGCGTACAAGCGCGCGTTCAACGAGATGAACGAGGAGTACGACTCGGACCTCGTCCACCGCATCGACCAGCAGATCCTCGCGGAGAGCGAACCCCACTACGAGGGCGACGGCGAGTTCACTGTCGACCTCCCCGAAGACCCCCTCGAGCGACTCGACGGCGTGCTCGCGAGCGACGAGAAGGTCGACGCCGTCCTCGAGCGGTACATCCAGGAGATCCGGACGCAACTCCGTCGCATCTTCGGGGTCGGCGACGAAAAGGCCTAA
- a CDS encoding NifU family protein, with the protein MSTESQDGTDLEERVNNFLRRNFPQIQMHGGTAAIQSIDRESGEVHLQLGGACSGCGISPMTIQAIKSRMTKEIPEVETVHAEAGMGGDGGSSGMSPSFPGEETSDDGGDEDEGPQAPF; encoded by the coding sequence ATGAGCACCGAGAGTCAGGACGGGACGGACCTCGAGGAGCGCGTCAACAACTTCCTGCGCCGGAACTTCCCGCAGATTCAGATGCACGGCGGCACTGCCGCGATCCAGAGCATCGACCGGGAGAGCGGGGAGGTCCACCTCCAGCTCGGCGGTGCGTGTTCGGGGTGTGGCATCTCCCCGATGACGATCCAGGCCATCAAGTCCCGGATGACCAAGGAGATCCCCGAGGTCGAGACCGTCCACGCCGAGGCCGGCATGGGTGGCGACGGGGGAAGCAGTGGGATGAGCCCGTCGTTCCCCGGTGAAGAGACCAGCGACGACGGTGGCGACGAAGACGAAGGCCCGCAGGCGCCGTTCTAG
- a CDS encoding DUF7130 family rubredoxin-like protein — protein MSGHGETPSEEGEKEASEEIMQLDLGQPVYNEDGEKIGKIRGFERGGFFVTTREGVESLSVEHARAGHEYGEAELMWRCTNCGEMGEIDDGLPDTCPNCGVEKEELYYWTED, from the coding sequence ATGAGTGGCCACGGTGAAACACCGTCGGAGGAAGGAGAGAAGGAGGCGAGCGAGGAGATCATGCAACTCGACCTCGGGCAGCCGGTCTACAACGAGGACGGCGAGAAGATCGGCAAGATACGGGGCTTCGAGCGCGGCGGCTTCTTCGTCACGACGCGTGAGGGCGTCGAGAGCCTGAGCGTCGAGCACGCCCGGGCGGGCCACGAGTACGGCGAGGCCGAGTTGATGTGGCGCTGTACGAACTGCGGGGAGATGGGCGAGATAGACGACGGGCTCCCGGATACGTGTCCGAACTGTGGCGTCGAGAAGGAAGAACTCTACTACTGGACCGAGGACTGA